One Micromonospora sp. WMMD812 genomic window carries:
- a CDS encoding TrkA family potassium uptake protein: MSVRSSDESGVLVVGLGRFGSHLAGSLVRLNHEVMAVDRNPDQVQRWSARLDRVVQADATEEDALRQLGVTSFGRAVVAIGASVEASVLTVLALAEVGIPQIWARATSGKHAKILSSVGAHHVIFPEAETGERVAHLIITRMLDFIEFGDDFAIAKVRAPESLVGRPLSEIRPIDRYGVRVLGAKLRGKPFQYASDATVLEPGSVLVVEGSIDQVQRFAGLE, translated from the coding sequence TTGTCGGTTAGGAGCAGTGACGAGAGCGGGGTCCTGGTTGTCGGCCTGGGCCGGTTCGGCAGCCATCTCGCCGGCTCGCTCGTCCGGCTGAACCACGAGGTGATGGCCGTCGACCGCAACCCGGATCAGGTGCAGCGGTGGTCGGCGCGCCTCGACCGGGTGGTGCAGGCCGACGCGACCGAGGAGGACGCGCTCCGGCAGTTGGGTGTCACGTCCTTCGGGCGCGCCGTGGTCGCCATCGGCGCCTCGGTGGAGGCGAGCGTGCTGACCGTCCTGGCGCTGGCCGAGGTGGGCATTCCGCAGATCTGGGCCCGGGCCACCTCCGGGAAACACGCCAAGATCCTGTCGTCGGTCGGCGCCCACCACGTGATCTTCCCCGAGGCCGAGACCGGGGAGCGGGTGGCGCACCTGATCATCACCCGGATGCTGGACTTCATCGAGTTCGGCGACGACTTCGCGATCGCCAAGGTCCGTGCGCCGGAGTCCCTGGTCGGGCGGCCACTGTCGGAGATCCGGCCGATCGACCGGTACGGGGTGCGGGTGCTCGGCGCCAAGCTGCGCGGCAAACCTTTCCAGTACGCCTCGGACGCCACCGTGCTCGAACCGGGCAGCGTCCTGGTGGTGGAGGGCAGCATCGACCAAGTGCAGCGGTTCGCCGGTCTCGAATGA
- a CDS encoding ABC transporter ATP-binding protein: protein MEPVLSVENLSVRIAGLHILQGLSFTVAPTGVTVLLGRNGVGKTTTLRAIVGLTPRSGEVRGAIRMGAQSLLARPTYRLVRGGLGYVPEDRCVFAGLTVTENLRLAECRGTSPAYDKVYALFPELDRRGRQRAGSLSGGQQQMLAIGRVLLNDNRLLLIDEPTKGLAPKVVTEVTEVLERVAESVPVLLVEQNLAVVRRLAKDAVVLAAGQVAWAGDAQELLLETALTKSLLGVGTGEPHHPAGPDRAAAAGKDAH from the coding sequence ATGGAACCCGTCCTCAGCGTCGAGAACCTGTCGGTCCGGATCGCCGGGCTGCACATCCTCCAGGGGCTGTCCTTCACCGTCGCCCCGACCGGCGTGACCGTGCTGCTCGGCCGCAACGGCGTCGGCAAGACCACCACGCTGCGCGCGATCGTCGGCCTGACGCCGCGCAGCGGCGAGGTGCGCGGCGCGATCCGGATGGGCGCGCAGAGCCTGCTCGCCCGCCCCACCTACCGGCTGGTCCGCGGCGGGCTCGGCTACGTGCCGGAGGACCGCTGCGTCTTCGCCGGCCTCACCGTGACCGAGAACCTGCGGCTCGCCGAATGCCGGGGGACCTCCCCGGCATACGACAAGGTCTATGCGCTCTTTCCCGAGCTGGACCGGCGCGGACGGCAACGGGCCGGCTCGCTCTCCGGCGGTCAGCAGCAGATGCTCGCGATCGGGCGGGTGCTGCTCAACGACAACCGGCTGCTGCTGATCGACGAGCCGACCAAGGGGTTGGCGCCGAAGGTGGTGACCGAGGTGACCGAGGTGCTGGAACGGGTCGCCGAGTCCGTTCCGGTGCTGCTCGTCGAGCAGAACCTGGCGGTGGTCCGGCGGCTCGCCAAGGACGCGGTGGTGCTCGCCGCCGGCCAGGTGGCCTGGGCCGGCGACGCGCAGGAGCTGCTGCTGGAGACGGCGCTGACGAAGTCGCTGCTGGGCGTCGGCACCGGCGAGCCGCACCACCCGGCCGGGCCGGACCGGGCCGCCGCGGCGGGGAAGGACGCGCACTGA
- a CDS encoding glycerophosphodiester phosphodiesterase: MRRTLSAIAVAGGLLAAAVTVPTLAASAEPAADRAKSRATDRPLVIGHRGASGYRPEHTLEAYRLAIRMGADFIEPDLVSTRDGVLVARHENEISGTTDVAAHPEFAGRKATKRIDGVTVTGWFTEDFTLAELRTLRAKERLPLVRVANTAFDGQFQVPTLQEVIDLARTEGRARGRTIGIYPETKHPTYFASIGLPLEEPLVKVLRANKLTRKDSPVIVQSFETGNLRKLNRMIDVRLAQLLDATGRPYDFTVAGDARTYQDLASAAGLKWIAGYADGIGANKNLIVPRDGTGKLLAPTSVVRDAHREGLIVHAWTFRVENQFLPTDYRIGADPNARGDITSEYELFFRLGLDGVFADQPDTAVAARAGLA, encoded by the coding sequence TTGCGACGTACCCTTTCCGCCATCGCCGTGGCCGGCGGGCTGCTGGCCGCCGCCGTGACGGTTCCGACCCTGGCAGCGTCCGCCGAGCCGGCGGCTGACCGGGCGAAGTCCCGCGCCACCGACCGCCCGCTGGTGATCGGCCACCGTGGTGCGAGCGGCTACCGCCCGGAGCACACCCTGGAGGCGTACCGGCTGGCGATCCGGATGGGCGCCGACTTCATCGAGCCGGACCTGGTCTCGACCCGGGACGGCGTGCTCGTCGCCCGGCACGAGAACGAGATCTCCGGCACCACCGACGTGGCCGCCCACCCGGAGTTCGCCGGCCGCAAGGCGACGAAGAGGATCGACGGCGTCACGGTGACCGGCTGGTTCACCGAGGACTTCACCCTGGCCGAGCTGCGGACGCTGCGCGCCAAGGAGCGGCTGCCGCTGGTGCGGGTCGCGAACACCGCGTTCGACGGCCAGTTCCAGGTGCCCACCCTTCAGGAGGTCATCGACCTGGCCCGGACCGAGGGTCGGGCGCGGGGCCGCACCATCGGCATCTACCCGGAGACCAAGCACCCGACCTACTTCGCCTCCATCGGGCTGCCGCTCGAGGAGCCGCTGGTGAAGGTGCTGCGGGCGAACAAGCTGACCCGGAAGGACTCGCCGGTCATCGTCCAGTCCTTCGAGACGGGCAACCTGCGCAAGCTCAACCGGATGATCGACGTCCGACTGGCCCAGCTGCTCGACGCCACCGGTCGCCCGTACGACTTCACCGTCGCCGGCGACGCCCGTACCTACCAGGACCTGGCCTCGGCGGCGGGGCTGAAGTGGATCGCCGGGTACGCCGACGGGATCGGCGCCAACAAGAACCTGATCGTGCCGCGGGACGGCACCGGCAAGCTGCTCGCCCCGACCAGCGTGGTGCGGGACGCGCACCGCGAGGGCCTGATCGTGCACGCCTGGACGTTCCGGGTGGAGAACCAGTTCCTCCCGACCGACTACCGGATCGGCGCCGACCCGAACGCCCGCGGTGACATCACCAGCGAGTACGAGCTGTTCTTCCGTCTCGGCCTGGACGGTGTCTTCGCCGACCAGCCGGACACCGCCGTCGCCGCCCGCGCCGGCCTCGCCTGA
- a CDS encoding response regulator, whose translation MTAPADGKSPIEVLLVEDDPGDVLMTQEAFEEHKLRNRLTVVSDGAEALAYLRREGPYADAVLPDLILLDLNLPRRDGREVLEEIKKDDELCRIPVVVLTTSQADEDILRSYQLHANAYVTKPVDFERFISVVRQIDEFFVSVVKLPPRG comes from the coding sequence ATGACCGCGCCGGCAGACGGCAAGAGCCCGATCGAGGTCCTGCTGGTCGAGGACGATCCGGGTGACGTGCTGATGACCCAGGAGGCGTTCGAGGAGCACAAGCTGCGCAACCGGCTGACCGTCGTCTCCGACGGCGCCGAGGCGCTGGCCTACCTGCGCCGCGAGGGCCCGTACGCGGACGCCGTGCTCCCGGACCTGATCCTGCTCGACCTCAACCTGCCCCGGCGGGACGGCCGTGAGGTGCTCGAGGAGATCAAGAAGGACGACGAGCTCTGCCGGATCCCGGTCGTCGTGCTCACCACCTCGCAGGCGGACGAGGACATCCTCCGCAGCTACCAGCTGCACGCCAACGCCTACGTGACCAAGCCGGTGGACTTCGAGCGGTTCATCTCGGTGGTCCGCCAGATCGACGAGTTCTTCGTCAGCGTGGTCAAGTTGCCGCCGCGTGGTTGA
- a CDS encoding ABC transporter ATP-binding protein translates to MLATRGLTWRIGEVAIVDGVYLDLAPGEFLGVIGPNGAGKTSLFNLITGLRRATEGRITLDGHDITALPPHRRARLGLGRTFQASSVFGSLSVRENVRLAVQAHRGGSMKLWRRAAADREVAAAADAALDRVGLAHRGAALAGTLAHGEKRKLEIALLLAGEPRVMLLDEPMAGVSAEDVPELVAVIRSLTGDSGRSVLMVEHHMDVILELADRIAVMHHGALLACDTPETVMANATVQEAYLGESL, encoded by the coding sequence ATGCTCGCCACCCGCGGTCTGACCTGGCGGATCGGTGAGGTCGCCATCGTCGACGGCGTCTACCTCGACCTCGCGCCGGGGGAGTTCCTCGGTGTGATCGGGCCGAACGGCGCCGGCAAGACCTCACTGTTCAACCTGATCACCGGCCTGCGCCGGGCCACGGAAGGTCGGATCACCCTCGACGGGCACGACATCACCGCCCTCCCGCCGCACCGGCGGGCCCGGCTCGGGCTCGGCCGTACCTTCCAGGCGTCCTCGGTCTTCGGCTCGCTCAGCGTGCGGGAGAACGTGCGGCTCGCCGTGCAGGCGCACCGCGGGGGCTCGATGAAGCTGTGGCGGCGGGCGGCGGCCGACCGGGAGGTGGCCGCCGCCGCCGACGCGGCGCTCGACCGGGTCGGCCTCGCCCACCGGGGCGCGGCGCTCGCCGGCACGCTCGCCCACGGCGAGAAACGCAAGCTGGAGATCGCCCTGCTGCTCGCCGGCGAGCCGCGGGTGATGCTGCTGGACGAGCCGATGGCCGGGGTCAGCGCCGAGGACGTGCCGGAGCTGGTCGCGGTGATCCGTTCGCTGACCGGGGACAGCGGCCGCTCGGTGCTCATGGTGGAGCACCACATGGACGTGATCCTGGAGCTGGCGGACCGGATCGCCGTGATGCACCACGGCGCGCTGCTCGCCTGCGACACCCCGGAGACGGTGATGGCGAACGCCACCGTCCAGGAGGCCTACCTGGGGGAGTCGCTCTGA
- a CDS encoding inositol monophosphatase family protein, which produces MVDDALLDDVGALLWEAADQIVVPLFRKLDAADVTEKAPGEIVTVADQRAEELISAGLRRLRPGSVVVGEEAVAEDRDLLRHLRGVGDVWLVDPVDGTSNFAAGRRPFALMAALLSEGEPVAAWVLDPLADTLAAARVGAGTVLDGRPVRTIETVPAPAELRGVAMTRFLPPAARDRVRAGGSRIGELLPGQHCAGREYLDILTGRQQFALFWRTLPWDHAPGALLVRAAGGVARRFDGTEYHPADDGHGLLVAANEQVWAEVRETLLGD; this is translated from the coding sequence GTGGTTGACGACGCCCTGCTCGACGACGTCGGCGCGCTGCTCTGGGAGGCCGCCGACCAGATCGTGGTCCCGCTGTTCCGCAAGCTCGACGCCGCCGACGTCACCGAGAAGGCGCCCGGCGAGATCGTCACCGTCGCCGACCAGCGGGCCGAGGAGCTGATCTCGGCCGGCCTGCGCCGGCTCCGGCCGGGCTCGGTGGTGGTCGGCGAGGAGGCGGTCGCCGAGGATCGGGACCTGCTGCGGCACCTGCGCGGCGTCGGGGACGTGTGGCTCGTCGACCCGGTCGACGGGACGTCCAACTTCGCCGCCGGGCGCCGGCCGTTCGCCCTGATGGCGGCGCTGCTGAGCGAGGGTGAGCCGGTGGCCGCCTGGGTGCTGGACCCGCTGGCCGACACGCTCGCCGCCGCTCGCGTCGGCGCCGGGACGGTCCTCGACGGGCGACCGGTGCGCACCATCGAGACCGTGCCGGCCCCCGCGGAGCTACGCGGCGTGGCGATGACCCGGTTCCTGCCGCCGGCCGCGCGGGACCGGGTGCGGGCGGGTGGATCCCGGATCGGCGAGCTGCTCCCCGGGCAGCACTGCGCCGGCCGGGAGTACCTCGACATCCTCACCGGGCGGCAGCAGTTCGCCCTCTTCTGGCGGACGCTGCCGTGGGACCACGCGCCGGGCGCCCTGCTGGTCCGTGCCGCGGGTGGTGTGGCCCGCCGGTTCGACGGCACCGAGTACCACCCGGCGGACGACGGGCACGGCCTGCTGGTCGCCGCGAACGAGCAGGTCTGGGCCGAGGTGCGCGAGACCCTGCTGGGCGACTGA
- a CDS encoding fused MFS/spermidine synthase, translating into MNSASSDVTVPPARPAPPSVHALPNGLAAFLVFFSSGAVLVLETVALRLVGPYVGVTLQVTSSVIGIALAAIAYGAWTGGWLADRRDPRPLLAPALVLAGIATAITLPVVRYAGEVLRGGAASAILLLVALAVFVPAALLAAVTPLVVKLQLADLRRTGQVVGRLSGIGTLGGITATLLTGFVLVAALPSTVILLALAVSLGVTGLGIGWYLRRQVRTELPGPARAKAALAVLGLVGAGLTTVAPNPCDIETAYHCAKVAVDPARDSGRTLLLNSAQHSYVDLDDPRHLEYAYTKWFGAVADVVAPAGQRLDALHLGGGGFTVPRYLTATRPGTDNLVFEIDGGLIELGERDLGVRQGPDLRAVTGDARMLVAGEPADSRDLVVGDAFGHLVVPWHLATREMAAEIRRVTRPGGVYVQNVIDYPPLRFIRSELATVGAEFRHVALVAPPEALAGEQGSNFVVVASDAPLPLEAVRGRLAEVDVRASLISGAELAGFVGDALVLTDDYAPVDQLLATA; encoded by the coding sequence GTGAACTCCGCATCGTCCGACGTCACGGTCCCGCCGGCCCGACCTGCGCCGCCGAGCGTCCACGCCCTGCCCAACGGGCTCGCCGCGTTTCTGGTCTTCTTCTCCAGCGGTGCCGTGCTGGTGCTGGAGACGGTCGCACTGCGCCTGGTCGGCCCGTACGTCGGGGTCACCCTCCAGGTCACCAGCTCGGTGATCGGCATCGCGCTGGCCGCGATCGCGTACGGCGCCTGGACCGGCGGCTGGCTGGCCGACCGGCGCGACCCGCGTCCGCTGCTCGCGCCCGCGCTGGTGCTGGCCGGCATCGCCACCGCCATCACCCTGCCGGTCGTCCGGTACGCGGGCGAGGTGCTGCGCGGCGGCGCGGCGAGCGCCATCCTGCTGCTCGTCGCGCTGGCCGTCTTCGTCCCGGCCGCGCTGCTCGCCGCCGTCACCCCGCTCGTGGTCAAGCTCCAGCTCGCCGACCTGCGCCGCACCGGCCAGGTGGTCGGCCGGCTCTCCGGCATCGGCACGCTCGGCGGCATCACCGCCACCCTGCTCACCGGCTTCGTGCTGGTCGCCGCCCTGCCCAGCACGGTGATCCTGCTGGCGTTGGCGGTCTCGCTCGGGGTCACCGGCCTCGGCATCGGCTGGTACCTGCGCCGGCAGGTGCGCACCGAGCTGCCCGGTCCGGCGCGGGCCAAGGCCGCCCTGGCGGTGCTCGGCCTGGTCGGCGCCGGGCTCACCACGGTCGCGCCGAACCCGTGCGACATCGAGACCGCGTACCACTGCGCGAAGGTGGCGGTCGACCCGGCCCGGGACAGCGGGCGGACGCTGCTGCTCAACTCGGCACAGCACTCCTACGTCGACCTCGACGACCCGCGCCACCTGGAGTACGCGTACACGAAGTGGTTCGGCGCGGTGGCCGACGTGGTCGCCCCGGCCGGTCAGCGGCTGGACGCGCTGCACCTGGGCGGCGGCGGCTTCACCGTGCCGCGCTACCTGACCGCGACCCGCCCGGGCACCGACAACCTGGTCTTCGAGATCGACGGAGGGCTCATCGAGCTGGGCGAGCGCGACCTCGGCGTACGCCAGGGGCCGGACCTGCGGGCGGTGACCGGCGACGCCCGGATGCTGGTCGCCGGTGAGCCGGCGGACAGCCGTGACCTGGTGGTCGGCGACGCGTTCGGGCACCTGGTCGTGCCCTGGCACCTGGCCACCCGGGAGATGGCCGCCGAGATCCGCCGGGTCACCCGCCCGGGCGGCGTCTACGTGCAGAACGTCATCGACTACCCGCCGCTTCGGTTCATCCGCAGCGAGCTGGCCACCGTCGGCGCCGAGTTCCGGCACGTGGCGCTGGTCGCTCCGCCCGAGGCGCTCGCCGGCGAGCAGGGTTCCAACTTCGTGGTCGTCGCCTCCGACGCTCCGCTGCCGCTGGAGGCGGTGCGCGGCCGACTGGCCGAGGTGGACGTACGGGCGAGCCTGATCTCCGGCGCCGAGCTGGCCGGCTTCGTCGGCGACGCGCTGGTGCTGACCGACGACTACGCGCCGGTGGACCAACTGCTCGCCACCGCCTGA
- a CDS encoding serine/threonine-protein kinase, which produces MGGADRNGAQVLGERYRLIEQLGAGGMSVVWRGYDEVLGRQVAVKVLASRLANDRAFRHRIRIEAQAAARLCHPHITNVYDYGESQQGGLAVPYVVMELVDGGSLSSRLGLERQLPWREAVTIGAEVASALATAHARGVVHRDVTPGNVMLTPTGVKVVDFGISGLVGESEKGVDGALLGTPAYLAPERLDNGQVSPATDVYAVGLLLYRMLTGRLPWQASTTTEMLRAHMYTEPEPMPAVPGLPDAVADLVGRCLAKRPDDRPSTVELARTLADAAGLSAVVPVSPAAGPVDAVTLANAGTTILPWSAETDALPFSRTRTRNRRTVARRRRVEAGVAAAGLVAVTATLWGVTGRSPASGGTEQPTEARMGLEKPVPCQVAYALRADSGKDFAAELTLTNTGDRELRDWAVSFTFPGKQTVTRATPASAEQQGSTVVVRPPAGRPALAAGAAEKLTLTGRYTGTNPLPVEFNLGAETCGVQVSGVAGRAPAPAPVKAPATVKAPATVKAPATKTPPKAATSTGGGAQAKPGKPAKGKGSGGGPGKGGK; this is translated from the coding sequence ATGGGCGGCGCGGACCGAAACGGGGCGCAAGTGCTCGGTGAGCGGTATCGGCTCATCGAGCAACTCGGCGCGGGCGGCATGTCCGTGGTGTGGCGGGGCTACGACGAGGTGCTCGGCCGCCAGGTGGCGGTCAAGGTGCTCGCGTCCCGGCTGGCCAACGACCGGGCCTTCCGGCACCGGATCCGGATCGAGGCCCAGGCCGCGGCCCGGCTCTGCCACCCCCACATCACCAACGTGTACGACTACGGCGAGTCCCAGCAGGGCGGGCTCGCCGTGCCGTACGTGGTGATGGAGCTGGTCGACGGCGGTTCGCTGAGCAGCCGGCTGGGCCTTGAGCGGCAGCTGCCCTGGCGCGAGGCGGTGACCATCGGCGCGGAGGTCGCGTCGGCCCTGGCCACCGCGCACGCCCGTGGTGTGGTGCACCGGGACGTCACCCCCGGCAACGTGATGCTGACGCCGACCGGCGTCAAGGTGGTCGACTTCGGCATCTCCGGGCTGGTGGGGGAGAGCGAGAAGGGCGTGGACGGCGCGCTGCTCGGCACCCCCGCGTACCTCGCGCCGGAGCGGCTGGACAACGGCCAGGTCTCGCCGGCGACCGACGTGTACGCCGTGGGCCTGCTGCTCTACCGCATGCTGACCGGACGGCTTCCGTGGCAGGCCAGCACCACCACCGAGATGCTTCGGGCGCACATGTACACCGAGCCGGAGCCGATGCCGGCCGTACCCGGGCTGCCCGACGCGGTGGCCGACCTGGTGGGTCGCTGCCTGGCCAAGCGCCCCGACGACCGGCCGTCCACCGTCGAGCTGGCCCGGACCCTGGCCGACGCGGCCGGGCTGTCCGCCGTGGTGCCGGTCTCGCCGGCCGCCGGCCCGGTGGACGCCGTCACGCTGGCGAACGCCGGCACCACGATCCTGCCCTGGTCGGCGGAGACCGACGCGCTGCCGTTCTCGCGCACCCGTACCCGCAACCGGCGGACGGTCGCCCGGCGCCGGCGCGTGGAGGCGGGGGTGGCCGCCGCCGGCCTGGTCGCCGTCACCGCGACACTCTGGGGGGTGACCGGGCGCAGCCCGGCCAGCGGCGGGACGGAGCAGCCGACCGAGGCGCGGATGGGGCTGGAGAAGCCGGTGCCGTGCCAGGTCGCGTACGCGCTGCGCGCCGACTCCGGCAAGGACTTCGCCGCCGAGCTTACGCTCACCAACACCGGCGACCGGGAGCTGCGCGACTGGGCGGTGAGCTTCACCTTCCCCGGCAAGCAGACGGTGACCCGGGCGACCCCCGCGTCGGCGGAACAGCAGGGCAGCACGGTGGTGGTCCGGCCGCCGGCGGGGCGTCCCGCGCTGGCCGCCGGCGCCGCCGAGAAGCTCACCCTGACCGGCCGCTACACGGGCACCAACCCGCTGCCGGTCGAGTTCAACCTGGGGGCGGAGACCTGCGGGGTGCAGGTCTCCGGGGTGGCCGGTAGGGCACCGGCCCCGGCCCCCGTCAAGGCCCCGGCCACGGTCAAGGCTCCAGCCACGGTCAAGGCCCCGGCGACGAAGACGCCGCCGAAGGCGGCCACCTCGACCGGCGGCGGCGCGCAGGCGAAACCCGGCAAGCCGGCCAAGGGGAAGGGGTCGGGTGGTGGCCCGGGAAAAGGGGGAAAGTAG
- a CDS encoding potassium transporter TrkG, translating into MRRFFRHPVRLVPFAFLVPILLGTGLLMMRPATIEYQRAPFVTALFTATSSVSVTGMAVNDTPNYWSGWGLLLITLLTQLGGLGILTVAALVILLVSRQLGLRNRLLVQAETQEFGIGDVGRLLRRIAVTVFACEAVITAVVAGRLWLTYDYSPGRALWSGVFHAVQAFNNGGFALYTDGLLAFSRDPWVALPLALGAIVGGLGFPALFEAVREWRKPARWAVATKLTIWGSVVLLAFGFVWLVVTEWTNPRTIGQYDMPGKVLASFTQIALSRTGGFEVLDMTHLREESYPLLVALMFIGGGSASTAGGIKVSTFFLLAFVIWAELRGEPDVSVGSRRVATASQRQALTVALLGVALVALGTLAVILLTQGTLFYQALFEVTSAFSTTGLSVGLAQSMPGSGQLVLTLLMFIGRVGPLTLGSAIALNTRRRLYRYPEEQPIVG; encoded by the coding sequence GTGCGCCGGTTCTTCCGCCATCCCGTACGGCTGGTGCCGTTCGCCTTCCTGGTGCCGATCCTGCTCGGCACCGGGCTGCTGATGATGCGTCCGGCCACCATCGAGTACCAGCGCGCCCCGTTCGTCACCGCGCTCTTCACCGCGACCTCGTCGGTGTCGGTCACCGGCATGGCCGTCAACGACACACCGAACTACTGGTCGGGCTGGGGGCTGCTCCTCATCACGCTGCTGACCCAGCTCGGCGGCCTCGGCATCCTCACCGTCGCCGCGCTGGTCATCCTGCTGGTGAGCCGGCAGCTCGGGCTGCGGAACCGGCTGCTGGTGCAGGCGGAGACCCAGGAGTTCGGCATCGGCGACGTGGGCCGGCTGCTGCGCCGGATCGCCGTCACCGTGTTCGCCTGCGAGGCGGTGATCACGGCGGTGGTGGCCGGCCGGCTCTGGTTGACCTACGACTACTCGCCCGGACGCGCCCTCTGGTCCGGCGTCTTCCACGCCGTGCAGGCCTTCAACAACGGCGGTTTCGCGCTGTACACGGACGGCCTGCTCGCCTTCTCCCGCGATCCGTGGGTGGCGCTACCGCTGGCGCTCGGCGCGATCGTCGGTGGCTTGGGCTTTCCGGCGCTCTTCGAGGCGGTCCGCGAGTGGCGGAAGCCGGCGCGGTGGGCGGTCGCCACCAAGCTGACCATCTGGGGCAGCGTCGTGCTGCTGGCGTTCGGGTTCGTCTGGCTGGTCGTGACCGAGTGGACCAACCCGCGCACCATCGGCCAGTACGACATGCCGGGCAAGGTGCTGGCCTCGTTCACCCAGATCGCGCTCAGCCGTACCGGGGGCTTCGAGGTCCTTGACATGACCCACCTGCGGGAGGAGAGCTACCCGCTGCTCGTGGCGCTGATGTTCATCGGCGGCGGCAGCGCCAGCACCGCCGGCGGGATCAAGGTCTCCACGTTTTTCCTGCTCGCCTTCGTCATCTGGGCCGAACTGCGCGGGGAACCCGACGTGTCGGTGGGCAGCCGCCGGGTGGCCACCGCCAGCCAGCGGCAGGCCCTCACCGTGGCGCTGCTCGGCGTCGCGCTGGTCGCGCTCGGCACGTTGGCGGTGATCCTGTTGACCCAGGGCACCCTCTTCTACCAGGCACTCTTCGAGGTCACGTCGGCGTTCAGCACCACCGGCCTGTCGGTCGGGCTGGCCCAGTCCATGCCGGGGAGCGGGCAGCTCGTGCTCACCCTTCTGATGTTCATCGGCCGGGTCGGCCCGCTCACCCTCGGGTCGGCGATCGCCCTGAACACCCGCCGCCGCCTGTACCGGTACCCGGAGGAGCAACCCATTGTCGGTTAG
- a CDS encoding substrate-binding domain-containing protein, producing the protein MTVRTTRRVFLSAATMMAAALAATACGSPQDTASGGGDSAAPVKVGLVYSQSGALASYGKQYIEGFKAGLDYATKGTNKVGDRAIELTEVDDAGDPAKAVSAAKDLIGKGTKIIAGSTASGVALQVAPIAAQNKALFISGPAATDAVTGANKYTFRSGRQSYQDVVTAKSFIGDAAGKKVVVFAQDGAFGDANEAAVKAVIGGAGATVSSVRAPASATEFTPFASQIKAAKPDLLFVAWAGTTAPAMWQTLDQQAVLSSTTVVTGLDIRASWPTFGAAGSKISFLSHYFDGASDTEAAKALKAKVGTLDLFHPDGFAAAQMVVRAVQEGGDDVDKMVKALEGWSFDGVKGSMTIRAEDHALLQPMYQAKLTGSGTAFTATAEKTLTGDESAPPVVAMKG; encoded by the coding sequence ATGACGGTCCGGACGACGCGGCGGGTGTTCCTCTCCGCCGCCACGATGATGGCCGCGGCGTTGGCCGCCACGGCCTGTGGCAGCCCGCAGGACACCGCCTCCGGTGGCGGCGACAGCGCCGCCCCGGTGAAGGTTGGCCTGGTGTACTCCCAGTCGGGTGCGCTGGCCAGCTACGGAAAGCAGTACATCGAGGGGTTCAAGGCCGGCCTCGACTACGCCACCAAGGGCACCAACAAGGTCGGCGACCGGGCGATCGAGCTGACCGAGGTCGACGACGCCGGTGACCCGGCGAAGGCGGTCTCCGCGGCCAAGGACCTCATCGGCAAGGGCACCAAGATCATTGCGGGCTCCACCGCCTCCGGTGTGGCGCTCCAGGTGGCCCCGATCGCGGCGCAGAACAAGGCTCTCTTCATCTCCGGTCCGGCCGCGACCGACGCGGTGACCGGCGCCAACAAGTACACCTTCCGTTCGGGCCGCCAGTCGTACCAGGACGTGGTGACCGCCAAGTCGTTCATCGGCGACGCCGCCGGCAAGAAGGTCGTGGTCTTCGCCCAGGACGGCGCGTTCGGTGACGCCAACGAGGCGGCCGTGAAGGCTGTCATCGGCGGCGCCGGCGCCACCGTCAGCAGCGTCCGCGCCCCGGCCAGCGCCACGGAGTTCACGCCGTTCGCCAGCCAGATCAAGGCCGCCAAGCCGGACCTGCTCTTCGTCGCGTGGGCCGGCACCACCGCCCCGGCGATGTGGCAGACCCTCGACCAGCAGGCCGTCCTCTCCTCGACCACGGTCGTCACCGGCCTGGACATCCGCGCCTCCTGGCCGACGTTCGGCGCGGCCGGCAGCAAGATCTCCTTCCTGTCGCACTACTTCGACGGCGCCAGCGACACCGAGGCCGCCAAGGCCCTGAAGGCCAAGGTCGGCACGCTCGACCTGTTCCACCCGGACGGCTTCGCCGCCGCCCAGATGGTGGTCCGCGCGGTGCAGGAGGGCGGCGACGACGTCGACAAGATGGTGAAGGCCCTGGAGGGGTGGAGCTTCGACGGGGTCAAGGGCTCGATGACCATCCGCGCCGAGGACCACGCGCTGCTCCAGCCGATGTACCAGGCCAAGCTGACCGGCAGCGGCACCGCGTTCACCGCGACCGCCGAGAAGACCCTCACCGGTGACGAGTCCGCGCCGCCGGTCGTGGCGATGAAGGGCTGA